One genomic window of Chitinophagaceae bacterium includes the following:
- a CDS encoding DUF1579 domain-containing protein, whose translation MKNSTKLLCLIALLFAGSHVMAQTDDQMKAWMAYSTPGEAQKMMSKSEGDWKAETTWWMDPSKEPQKSSGTAHNEMVMGGRYLTTRFKGDMMGMPFEGLGTIAYDNGKKIYISTWIDNMGTGLGYMEGKMGADRKSIELRGKMYEPTIGKDVMMREVHTFVDENHQKIEMYTTGNDKKEMKTMEINLSR comes from the coding sequence ATGAAAAACTCAACCAAACTACTCTGTCTAATTGCCCTCTTGTTTGCAGGCAGCCATGTAATGGCTCAAACAGATGATCAAATGAAAGCCTGGATGGCTTACAGCACTCCGGGAGAGGCACAAAAAATGATGTCCAAGTCGGAAGGTGACTGGAAAGCTGAAACTACCTGGTGGATGGATCCTTCAAAGGAACCTCAGAAATCAAGTGGTACGGCGCACAATGAAATGGTGATGGGTGGTCGTTATCTTACTACAAGATTTAAAGGCGATATGATGGGCATGCCATTCGAAGGATTGGGAACTATTGCTTATGATAATGGGAAGAAGATTTACATCAGCACATGGATTGATAATATGGGAACGGGTCTAGGCTATATGGAAGGAAAAATGGGTGCCGATCGCAAAAGTATTGAGTTAAGGGGGAAGATGTATGAACCCACCATCGGCAAAGATGTAATGATGCGCGAGGTGCATACATTTGTTGACGAGAACCATCAGAAGATTGAAATGTACACGACCGGAAATGATAAGAAGGAAATGAAGACGATGGAAATCAACCTGTCGAGATAA
- a CDS encoding site-specific integrase: MIKNQSLGLLFYLRKDKRNKVGQVPIYLRLTVDGQRANISTNRYIDLERWNDEADKVRGSGEESKSLNHYLDSLKNNVYEHHRILLEKGKTISAETLRNAVLGIGEKRYTLVEAFDYHNKQMKEKVGIDFSSATAIRYGTILQHIQEFMRSKYRVSDMPLADLSYKFITDLEHYLKTVRKCNHNSTLKYIRNFRKIITMTVANNWLVKDPFLQYKSRLQDTEFIYLTVEELERMKNKEISIPRLNLVRDLFVFSCYTGLAYVDLEKLTHNEIVIGIDGEKWIHTYRTKTEVKSNIPLLPEALAIIEKYKGDIKAAYNERLLPVMSNQKLNSYLKELADICEINKNLTFHVARKTFGTTVLLNNDVPIESVSRMLGHSDIRTTQKSYAKVMDKKVSDDMSSLKEKLYGNKTQRRHII, from the coding sequence ATGATTAAAAATCAATCGCTCGGATTACTTTTTTATCTACGGAAGGATAAACGTAATAAGGTAGGGCAGGTGCCAATCTATCTCCGCCTTACAGTTGACGGTCAGCGGGCCAACATTTCCACCAATCGTTATATTGATTTGGAAAGATGGAATGATGAGGCAGATAAAGTGCGGGGTTCAGGTGAAGAGAGTAAGAGCCTTAATCATTACCTCGATAGCCTGAAGAACAATGTATATGAGCATCACCGGATATTGCTCGAAAAAGGAAAGACGATTAGTGCGGAAACCCTTCGCAATGCTGTCTTAGGAATTGGTGAGAAAAGATACACACTCGTAGAGGCTTTTGATTACCACAATAAGCAAATGAAGGAAAAAGTTGGAATTGATTTTTCCTCGGCAACTGCTATTCGCTATGGTACCATACTTCAGCACATCCAGGAATTCATGCGTTCAAAGTACCGTGTAAGTGATATGCCGCTTGCAGATTTGAGTTACAAATTCATAACCGACCTGGAACATTATCTAAAGACCGTGCGCAAGTGCAATCATAACTCAACCTTAAAATACATCCGCAACTTCAGGAAGATCATTACTATGACTGTTGCGAACAACTGGCTGGTGAAGGATCCATTCCTCCAATATAAATCAAGACTGCAGGATACAGAATTCATTTATCTCACGGTGGAGGAATTGGAAAGGATGAAGAATAAGGAAATCAGCATTCCTCGGCTAAATCTTGTTCGTGACCTCTTTGTTTTCAGTTGTTATACTGGCTTGGCTTATGTCGATCTGGAGAAACTAACACACAATGAGATTGTAATTGGAATTGACGGAGAGAAATGGATACACACCTACCGAACTAAGACAGAAGTAAAATCCAATATTCCACTGTTACCGGAGGCACTGGCCATCATCGAAAAATACAAAGGGGATATAAAGGCGGCTTACAATGAAAGATTGTTACCTGTCATGAGCAATCAAAAACTGAATTCTTATTTGAAGGAACTAGCTGACATCTGTGAGATTAATAAAAACCTCACTTTTCATGTGGCCAGGAAGACATTTGGGACGACTGTATTGCTTAATAATGATGTGCCAATTGAATCCGTGAGTAGGATGTTGGGGCATTCTGATATCCGAACCACACAGAAAAGTTATGCTAAAGTGATGGATAAAAAGGTTAGCGATGACATGAGTTCACTTAAGGAAAAGCTTTATGGTAACAAAACTCAAAGAAGACATATTATTTAG
- a CDS encoding helix-turn-helix domain-containing protein: MPAQVITHDDLLSFKEDLLIELKELFGGGLKQRKWLKSEDVRKMLNISPGTLQTFRIKEILPFTKVGGIIFYDYDDVVKVLDGNRTKSEK; the protein is encoded by the coding sequence ATGCCTGCACAAGTTATAACACACGATGATCTCCTGTCTTTTAAGGAAGATCTTTTAATCGAATTAAAAGAGTTATTCGGAGGAGGTCTTAAACAAAGGAAGTGGCTCAAGTCAGAAGATGTGCGAAAGATGCTCAACATATCGCCCGGTACTCTTCAGACATTCCGAATCAAGGAAATTCTCCCTTTCACAAAGGTAGGAGGCATTATCTTCTATGACTATGACGATGTAGTAAAGGTTTTAGATGGTAACAGGACGAAATCTGAAAAATGA
- a CDS encoding DEAD/DEAH box helicase: MSPTNIFDLHKDILNNYKLYIDSFINIADAKILETVRKDFDSGNLYPEPLIQFNPSFESGGKVEDLVNAGILVRDFNDIFYDEKGDSWSIYKHQKEAIIKGNEGTGFIVTSGTGSGKSLTYISTIFNHLFRNPNRPGIKAIIVYPLNALINSQEAALISFEENYRKRTGKGLPFRFAKYSGQEKQDVRDSIIANPPDILLTNYMMLELLMVRKTDEVLRRSFLDNIEYLVFDELHVYKGRQGADVSLLNRRIKSSAKNKNIVCIGTSATMATGTIEEQKNEVAKVATRFFDSDFYPKVIIVESLTYSTKEVIPTKEELRSSLITDLIDKSKAAILDNSIAIWLERAIAVKTEGENKRRNVPKSLKATATELSSETGVSETECERKIIETLVWAESLNIKSTAERKKDTVLPFKLHQFISQTGYVYVTLESADKRYITLEPNPFVKLSGSEHEVPVFQTVFSRLSGIEFICVRKDLSKSKLVFRDFNENQNPRNEDDLKANDGNKVKKVKSRLQDDYKDGYILIDREYLLDINDFIELLPSAWISKSGKIHASKDFLLPKEIYVTRDGSFSDSSNGGEKVWFMPAPLIYDPTCGIIYLESKLSEKSKLISLGNEGRSTSTTLLTLQTLLSLYKHGKILQEQKLMSFTDNRQDASLQAGHFNDFIQVVHLRSAIEKVLRVSDEPLKISDLIFRVQEALNLPESDYATNPAPNPNRPNEDNREALRNYISYRIIQDLKRGWRYILPNLEQTALLEITYKSIETDSTDETLWSAVDLLKDLSPEKRKEFILQVLNYFRNMYAVDYDMLRYENRLGVESELNQQLNKEKLWSLDKGEHLDAPNYLSLLGEDKATRETFIKSIGPSSRLARFVKHEFRKAGKSPLSSSEYNLFMGTVLDALTEVHYLKKVNIKAEKGEKDAYQLILSKVLWKRGDKVNVATDKTSSITLDEEIKIKPHLYFQYLYQEDFSNLPKSFIAAEHTGQIKNEDKIDREEKFNKAIELSALYCSPTMELGIDISSLNVVHMRNVPPNPANYAQRSGRAGRNGQSALVFTYASKVSPHDKHYFADPVKMVAGVVQAPRIDLTNEELIRSHINATVLSFLNAEEFKPSLIELIDISGGTYKLKSDVKARYQDIIESRFNEIKELALQVTADIDFNDVRWFNQAWLETQIRTVPDKLEHALLRWRRMYLDALRQMNEAHETHINPLIKDAELKKLASISYMRAKDRKNLLENQSDKGRNSTLSEFYTFRYLASEGFLPGYNFTRLPIRVFLGGKDRNESISRPRFIGLKEFGPNNLIYHNGGKFKVNRITPNDVSLNLMEIKISKETNYAFLGKDEGKGKNQDPITGTPFTSSNIELYQNLLELEEAQSENAERISCMEEVRTSEGYDTRLYLNTVDGLLDATRIKLTVDGDELMKLYYAPAAKLIVLNKKWKRGTDDGFDIGAKTGFFKTKKQKEKPNPEDPIENVKLFTYDTSDVLYVQPIKALGLTEEGVITMQYALEKAIEQYYNIEPVEIDARLMGSEKNKNIMLYESSEGSIGVLKDIARNPVRLKQIFLKTYEICGYDYENKEDRFPNRAKASYDDLLSYYNQMDHLKIDRHSIIKSLELLIASNPDDTVGSSYEEKYEELKNGLHHRSPGEKQLLDHLFSNGYRLPDYTNHNMEQFYVQPDFVYEKEKALIFVDGGIHKKNVNKADDERKRKILELAGFDVLVWDYTTIDVAAFVARREDIFRKVR; the protein is encoded by the coding sequence ATGTCTCCAACTAACATATTTGATTTACATAAGGATATCTTAAACAATTACAAGCTGTATATCGACAGCTTCATCAATATTGCAGACGCCAAAATCCTTGAAACAGTAAGAAAGGATTTCGATTCAGGGAATTTGTATCCCGAACCATTAATTCAGTTCAACCCATCTTTTGAATCTGGTGGAAAAGTAGAAGATTTGGTTAATGCCGGTATATTGGTTAGAGATTTCAATGACATATTCTATGATGAAAAGGGCGATTCGTGGTCAATATATAAACATCAGAAAGAAGCTATCATCAAGGGAAATGAAGGAACAGGATTTATAGTTACGTCCGGAACAGGTTCAGGCAAAAGCTTAACCTATATCTCAACCATTTTCAATCACCTGTTCAGAAATCCTAATAGGCCTGGAATCAAAGCGATTATTGTCTATCCGCTAAATGCTCTAATCAACTCACAGGAAGCGGCGCTCATTAGTTTCGAAGAAAATTACAGAAAAAGGACCGGCAAGGGTCTGCCATTCAGATTTGCAAAGTATTCCGGACAAGAAAAACAAGATGTTAGAGACAGCATTATTGCAAACCCACCAGATATTTTGCTTACCAACTACATGATGCTTGAACTATTGATGGTAAGAAAGACAGATGAGGTATTAAGAAGATCTTTTTTAGACAATATTGAATATCTGGTTTTTGATGAATTGCATGTTTATAAGGGGCGACAGGGTGCCGACGTTTCCTTGCTAAATAGAAGAATCAAATCCAGTGCAAAGAATAAGAATATAGTTTGCATTGGAACCTCTGCCACAATGGCCACAGGGACAATTGAAGAACAGAAAAACGAAGTTGCAAAAGTGGCTACAAGGTTTTTTGATTCTGATTTTTATCCGAAAGTTATAATTGTTGAATCACTTACTTATTCAACAAAGGAAGTTATCCCAACGAAAGAGGAGTTACGATCCTCATTAATAACAGATTTAATAGATAAATCGAAGGCAGCAATACTTGATAATTCTATTGCTATATGGCTGGAAAGAGCAATTGCAGTGAAAACAGAAGGGGAGAACAAAAGGAGGAATGTTCCCAAATCCCTGAAAGCTACAGCGACCGAATTATCGTCTGAAACAGGCGTAAGTGAAACAGAGTGTGAAAGGAAAATAATAGAAACTCTGGTTTGGGCTGAATCACTCAACATCAAAAGTACAGCTGAGAGAAAGAAAGATACCGTTCTTCCTTTCAAATTGCACCAGTTTATTTCACAGACCGGTTACGTTTATGTAACACTTGAGAGTGCAGATAAGAGGTACATAACGTTAGAACCCAATCCATTTGTAAAACTGTCTGGAAGCGAACATGAAGTACCGGTATTTCAAACTGTTTTTAGCAGGCTTAGCGGAATAGAATTTATTTGTGTTAGAAAAGATTTAAGTAAGTCTAAACTTGTTTTCAGGGATTTTAATGAGAATCAAAATCCCAGGAATGAAGACGATTTAAAAGCCAATGATGGGAACAAAGTCAAAAAGGTAAAAAGCCGACTTCAGGATGATTATAAAGATGGTTATATTCTCATTGATAGAGAATATTTATTAGATATCAATGATTTCATAGAATTATTACCCTCCGCATGGATTAGTAAATCCGGCAAGATCCATGCATCAAAGGACTTCCTGCTTCCCAAAGAAATTTATGTAACCAGGGATGGTTCGTTCTCTGACAGTAGCAATGGAGGTGAAAAAGTCTGGTTTATGCCAGCGCCCTTAATTTATGACCCAACCTGCGGCATAATCTATTTAGAATCTAAGCTTAGCGAGAAATCCAAACTCATATCCTTAGGTAACGAAGGGCGATCCACTTCTACAACACTCCTAACGCTTCAAACTTTATTATCCCTCTATAAGCATGGAAAGATATTGCAAGAGCAAAAGCTAATGAGCTTCACTGATAACAGGCAGGATGCTTCATTACAGGCCGGCCATTTTAATGATTTTATTCAAGTCGTTCATCTTCGCTCTGCCATCGAAAAAGTACTCAGAGTTAGTGATGAACCTCTGAAAATATCAGATTTGATATTCAGGGTTCAGGAAGCATTAAATTTACCGGAAAGCGATTATGCTACTAACCCTGCCCCAAATCCCAACCGACCGAATGAGGATAATCGGGAGGCTTTAAGAAATTATATTTCTTATCGGATAATACAGGATCTTAAAAGAGGTTGGCGTTACATATTGCCAAATCTAGAGCAAACAGCTTTACTGGAGATTACTTACAAAAGTATTGAAACAGATTCTACCGATGAAACACTATGGAGTGCTGTAGATTTACTTAAAGACTTGTCACCAGAAAAAAGAAAGGAATTTATTCTGCAGGTTTTGAATTACTTCAGGAATATGTATGCGGTGGATTATGACATGCTGAGGTATGAAAATAGGTTAGGAGTTGAAAGCGAATTGAACCAGCAACTTAATAAGGAAAAGCTTTGGTCTCTTGACAAGGGGGAACACCTGGATGCCCCTAACTATCTATCTCTACTAGGTGAGGACAAGGCAACAAGAGAAACTTTTATAAAGAGTATCGGTCCTTCAAGCAGATTGGCCAGATTCGTAAAACATGAGTTCAGAAAAGCTGGCAAATCGCCACTGAGCAGCAGTGAATACAATCTGTTCATGGGAACAGTGTTGGATGCTTTAACTGAAGTGCATTATTTAAAGAAGGTGAATATTAAAGCCGAAAAGGGGGAAAAGGACGCTTATCAATTAATCCTGTCAAAAGTGCTTTGGAAAAGAGGAGACAAAGTTAATGTTGCTACTGATAAGACTTCTTCTATTACACTGGATGAGGAAATTAAAATTAAGCCACATCTCTACTTTCAGTATTTGTATCAGGAAGATTTTTCGAATCTGCCAAAATCATTCATAGCTGCTGAGCATACAGGCCAGATAAAGAATGAGGACAAAATTGACAGAGAAGAGAAATTTAATAAAGCGATTGAGCTAAGTGCATTGTATTGTTCACCTACAATGGAATTGGGGATTGATATATCTTCACTGAATGTTGTTCACATGCGCAATGTTCCACCAAATCCGGCTAACTATGCACAACGCAGTGGAAGAGCTGGTCGTAATGGCCAATCAGCTTTAGTATTTACTTATGCTTCCAAAGTGTCCCCGCATGACAAACATTATTTTGCTGATCCCGTAAAAATGGTTGCCGGTGTTGTACAAGCTCCCCGGATTGATCTCACCAATGAAGAACTGATTCGTTCCCATATTAATGCTACGGTTTTATCATTCCTTAATGCAGAAGAATTTAAACCTTCACTGATCGAACTAATTGATATCTCCGGCGGCACTTACAAATTAAAGAGCGATGTAAAAGCCAGGTACCAGGATATAATTGAGTCGAGATTCAACGAAATAAAAGAGTTGGCACTACAAGTTACTGCTGATATTGATTTTAATGATGTTCGCTGGTTTAATCAAGCTTGGCTGGAAACACAAATACGAACAGTGCCAGATAAATTAGAGCATGCCTTGCTACGTTGGAGGAGAATGTATTTAGATGCCTTGCGTCAAATGAATGAGGCCCATGAGACACACATCAATCCATTAATAAAGGATGCTGAATTGAAAAAGCTTGCAAGTATTTCTTACATGCGGGCAAAGGATCGGAAAAATCTGCTGGAAAATCAATCTGATAAAGGAAGAAATTCGACATTATCTGAATTTTATACGTTTCGCTACCTCGCTTCAGAAGGCTTTTTACCTGGCTATAATTTTACCCGCCTACCCATTCGTGTTTTTCTTGGTGGCAAGGACAGGAATGAGTCTATTTCAAGACCGAGGTTTATTGGATTAAAGGAGTTTGGCCCTAATAACCTTATTTATCACAACGGTGGAAAATTTAAGGTAAACAGGATTACTCCAAACGATGTGTCATTAAACCTGATGGAAATTAAGATATCCAAAGAAACTAACTACGCATTTTTAGGTAAGGATGAAGGGAAGGGCAAAAATCAGGATCCGATCACTGGAACTCCTTTCACATCCAGCAATATTGAATTATATCAAAACCTCCTGGAATTAGAGGAAGCACAATCGGAAAACGCCGAGCGCATTTCATGTATGGAAGAAGTTCGCACTTCTGAAGGTTACGATACGAGACTTTATTTAAACACAGTGGATGGATTGCTGGATGCGACAAGAATTAAATTGACCGTAGATGGCGATGAATTGATGAAGTTATATTATGCTCCTGCTGCGAAACTTATTGTGTTGAATAAAAAATGGAAGCGAGGCACTGATGATGGATTTGATATCGGTGCCAAAACGGGTTTCTTTAAAACGAAGAAGCAAAAGGAAAAACCTAATCCGGAGGATCCCATTGAAAATGTCAAGCTCTTCACTTATGACACATCTGATGTCTTGTATGTGCAACCTATTAAAGCCTTAGGCCTTACGGAGGAAGGCGTTATTACTATGCAATATGCTTTAGAGAAAGCCATCGAACAATATTACAACATCGAACCTGTTGAGATTGATGCAAGGTTGATGGGAAGCGAAAAAAATAAGAACATCATGCTTTATGAATCATCAGAAGGCAGCATTGGAGTGCTTAAAGATATAGCACGAAACCCGGTGAGACTGAAGCAAATATTTCTCAAGACGTATGAAATATGCGGATATGATTATGAAAATAAAGAGGATCGCTTCCCAAACAGAGCTAAGGCAAGTTATGACGATTTGCTATCCTATTATAACCAAATGGATCACCTGAAAATAGATCGCCATTCGATAATTAAATCACTCGAACTGTTGATTGCTTCAAATCCTGACGATACGGTGGGCAGCAGCTACGAAGAAAAGTATGAAGAGCTGAAAAATGGCCTGCACCACCGCAGCCCGGGTGAAAAGCAATTATTGGATCACTTATTCAGTAACGGCTACCGGCTGCCTGATTATACCAATCACAACATGGAGCAATTTTATGTGCAACCTGATTTTGTGTATGAAAAGGAGAAGGCTTTAATTTTTGTTGATGGAGGTATTCATAAAAAAAATGTGAATAAAGCAGATGATGAACGGAAAAGAAAAATACTTGAGTTGGCAGGGTTTGATGTACTGGTTTGGGATTATACAACAATAGATGTTGCAGCTTTTGTAGCAAGAAGAGAAGATATTTTTAGAAAGGTACGATAA
- a CDS encoding alanine dehydrogenase, with amino-acid sequence MSKLTIALLREEKIPVDTRVAFSPVQCQWLMNKYPGLEIFVQPCENRCYKDDEYRHEDVEVREDVSGADLLMGVKEVPKEKLVAGKKYLFFSHTIKKQPQNQQLLKTVLKNNIQLIDYECLVWENGERILGFGHFAGVVGAHNAFVTYGKRYKLFDLKPAYACSDYDKLIDAYKDIRLPAMKIAVTGTGRVAKGAYELLEKLNLRMISIQNYLTKEFDEPVYVVLNTAQLYESKNGKPFNRNEFHHHPENYTSAFLPFTNVTNIFINAIFWDPKAPVFFSKDDMRRSDFRIKVIADVTCDVNGSVPATIRDTTIESPVFGYNPATEKEDTPYQPQVIDVMAVSNLPNELPREASSEFGDKLIEYVVEELLLENSEIISRATIAKDGSLTQRFQYLEDYANG; translated from the coding sequence ATGTCCAAACTAACAATTGCGCTGCTACGTGAAGAAAAGATCCCTGTTGACACCCGTGTAGCATTCAGTCCCGTCCAGTGTCAGTGGCTGATGAACAAATATCCCGGACTCGAAATATTTGTACAGCCCTGCGAAAACCGCTGCTATAAAGATGATGAATACCGTCACGAAGATGTGGAAGTTCGTGAAGACGTTTCAGGAGCAGATCTTTTGATGGGCGTCAAAGAAGTTCCCAAAGAAAAATTAGTGGCCGGAAAAAAATACCTCTTCTTTTCCCACACCATTAAAAAGCAACCCCAGAATCAACAATTGCTGAAGACAGTGCTCAAAAACAACATTCAGTTAATTGATTATGAATGTCTCGTTTGGGAAAATGGCGAACGCATTCTCGGCTTCGGTCATTTTGCAGGAGTGGTAGGTGCACACAATGCATTTGTTACCTATGGCAAACGGTATAAACTATTCGACCTCAAGCCTGCATATGCATGTTCCGATTATGATAAATTGATAGATGCCTATAAAGACATCCGGCTTCCCGCTATGAAAATTGCCGTAACCGGAACAGGTCGCGTAGCAAAAGGAGCATACGAATTGCTGGAGAAATTAAATCTGCGGATGATCAGCATCCAGAATTACCTCACTAAGGAATTTGATGAACCCGTATATGTTGTACTTAACACTGCACAATTGTATGAGAGCAAAAACGGAAAGCCCTTTAACAGGAATGAATTCCATCACCATCCCGAAAATTATACCTCTGCTTTTCTCCCCTTCACCAATGTCACCAATATATTTATCAATGCTATTTTCTGGGATCCGAAAGCACCTGTATTTTTTAGTAAGGACGACATGCGCCGCAGCGATTTCAGGATCAAGGTGATTGCAGATGTCACCTGCGATGTAAATGGCTCCGTACCCGCCACCATTCGCGATACCACCATAGAAAGCCCCGTCTTCGGTTATAATCCTGCAACAGAAAAAGAAGACACTCCTTATCAGCCACAAGTGATTGATGTAATGGCGGTCAGCAACCTCCCCAATGAATTACCCCGCGAAGCCTCTTCAGAATTCGGGGATAAGCTGATTGAATACGTGGTGGAAGAACTACTGCTTGAAAACAGCGAAATCATTAGCCGTGCAACCATTGCAAAAGATGGCAGCCTGACACAGCGGTTCCAATATCTTGAAGATTATGCAAATGGTTGA
- a CDS encoding DUF3078 domain-containing protein: MKKTLLFLIALVCITGYSFGQDTTAIVKDTTWRIGGYGSLQFSQVALSNWAAGGESSISLTAIASGFASYLEGKNYWNSYGLFSYGAYQGQYDPKIRKNVDVIDIGTRAGHELGNKFYLSGLVNFKSQFANGYNYPDLENVVSKFMAPGYLLLSVGIDWKPVPYFSLYLSPTTGKFIFVNDQLIADAGTYGNIGAVYDSSGNVITHGETFRGEFGALMIATFLKDIAKNVSLGSKLTLFDNYTDKIKANRSNIDVNWDVLFNLKVNSWLTANVYASLIYDNDIIITDLDKDTGLPTGTSGPRTQFKEGIGIGLSYNFGEEMRK, from the coding sequence ATGAAAAAGACGCTTCTATTTTTGATTGCCCTGGTTTGCATCACCGGATACTCGTTTGGCCAGGATACCACAGCTATAGTGAAAGATACTACCTGGAGAATTGGTGGCTATGGCTCGTTGCAATTCAGCCAGGTTGCCCTGAGCAATTGGGCGGCAGGTGGTGAAAGTTCCATCTCTTTGACAGCGATAGCGAGCGGTTTTGCCAGTTACCTTGAAGGGAAGAATTACTGGAACAGCTATGGCCTTTTTTCTTATGGTGCTTACCAGGGACAATATGATCCAAAGATCCGCAAGAATGTAGATGTGATAGATATTGGCACCAGGGCAGGACATGAGCTTGGTAACAAATTTTACCTGAGTGGATTAGTTAACTTCAAAAGCCAGTTTGCAAACGGGTATAACTATCCGGATCTTGAAAATGTGGTTTCTAAGTTTATGGCGCCGGGTTATTTGCTGTTGTCTGTAGGTATTGACTGGAAGCCCGTCCCTTATTTTTCCTTATACCTTTCACCTACTACCGGTAAATTTATTTTTGTGAATGATCAGCTCATTGCTGATGCTGGTACTTATGGTAATATTGGTGCCGTGTATGACTCATCCGGTAACGTTATTACACACGGTGAAACCTTCAGAGGTGAATTCGGAGCGTTGATGATCGCTACCTTTTTGAAGGACATTGCGAAGAATGTGTCGCTGGGTTCAAAGCTTACCCTGTTTGATAACTATACTGATAAGATCAAAGCAAACCGCAGCAATATTGATGTGAACTGGGACGTGCTTTTTAATCTGAAGGTGAATTCATGGCTTACTGCGAATGTATATGCTTCGTTGATTTATGATAACGATATCATTATTACTGATCTTGATAAAGACACCGGGCTTCCTACCGGGACAAGCGGACCGAGAACGCAGTTTAAGGAAGGGATTGGAATTGGGTTGAGTTATAACTTTGGCGAGGAAATGAGGAAATAG
- the mscL gene encoding large-conductance mechanosensitive channel protein MscL produces MLKEYKEFISKGNVIDLAVGVVIGGAFGKIVSSMVNDIIMPPIGYLLNGINFRELKLVLRHSVTDAAGVVTPEVAITYGNFIQTAIEFLIIAWVIFLVVRTINNMKKKEEPAPIPAPAELTTQEKLLMEIRDSLKK; encoded by the coding sequence ATGTTAAAGGAGTACAAAGAATTTATCAGCAAAGGCAATGTTATTGACCTGGCTGTGGGTGTAGTTATCGGAGGGGCTTTTGGTAAAATCGTTTCCTCGATGGTGAATGACATCATCATGCCTCCAATAGGTTATTTGCTGAACGGCATCAATTTCAGAGAGCTTAAACTGGTGCTTCGGCATTCAGTAACAGATGCAGCAGGTGTAGTAACTCCGGAGGTAGCCATCACTTATGGTAACTTCATTCAGACGGCTATTGAATTTCTGATTATTGCCTGGGTGATTTTCCTGGTGGTAAGAACCATCAATAATATGAAGAAGAAAGAGGAACCCGCCCCGATACCTGCTCCGGCAGAACTAACAACACAAGAGAAGTTGCTGATGGAAATCCGCGACTCTTTAAAGAAATAA